The Miscanthus floridulus cultivar M001 unplaced genomic scaffold, ASM1932011v1 os_2581_1_2, whole genome shotgun sequence genome has a segment encoding these proteins:
- the LOC136535165 gene encoding STOREKEEPER protein-like — translation MAPKRSAAAASPGLASDASDGEARAARNSHRRRASPSPSRSRSRSRSRSKSPRSNVRPSAAASDSDADARAPSPRRTNRERSPRDHLDSDADADAGTGRRAASPRRRGERSPSFHSDSDGDAAGRSPSPRRSRERAPRLHSDSDSDNSAAAAASDDDGAGDASLLPSARRSFRIETSNVKPVSTRPMDVPLRAAAGSSQRRPKRRPSPHSPEHQKRPPRVWSPEDEVTILSSLIEFRAKKGRLPASIQDTGKVHSQIIHQLTANASTAQLSDKVRRLKHKYKLLLTRAKNGRDPNLPTQHDRDVYQLSKKVWGLKSLVLVRGSRVPHEDTEDAEESNEEQEIEESDEDMENGWELRDRTTKKPKALTYENGNGNAIVTAGRASHGDGSGRDDAEKGRQMYPYLWEAVEELSKEHPSGPIFRKAFGVLEKSKARAVEEKLRKFRMSEIRQQLQRMDLMKETVGMVLDALEGAY, via the coding sequence ATGGCCCCGAAGCgctcggccgccgccgccagcccggGGTTGGCGTCCGACGCCTCcgacggcgaggcgcgcgcgGCCCGCAACAGTCACCGCCGCCgagcctccccctccccctcccgctCCCGATCCCGATCCCGATCCCGCTCCAAGTCCCCTCGCTCCAACGTCCGCCCTAGCGCCGCCGCATCCGACTCCGACGCCGATGCCCGCGCCCCGTCCCCGAGGCGCACCAACCGCGAGCGTTCCCCCCGCGACCACCTCGACTCCGACGCGGACGCCGACGCCGGCACCGGCCGCCGCGCCGCTTCCCCGAGGCGTCGCGGCGAACGTTCCCCAAGCTTCCACTCCGACTCGGACGGTGACGCCGCCGGCCGCTCTCCGTCCCCGAGGCGCAGTCGCGAGCGCGCCCCTCGCCTCcactccgactccgactccgacaactccgccgcggcggcggcctccgATGACGACGGCGCCGGCGACGCCTCGCTTTTGCCTAGCGCGCGCCGCTCCTTCCGCATCGAGACCTCCAACGTCAAGCCCGTCAGCACGCGCCCGATGGATGTGCCCCTCCGCGCCGCCGCGGGGTCCTCCCAGCGTCGCCCGAAGCGCCGCCCCAGCCCCCATTCCCCGGAGCACCAGAAGCGGCCGCCCCGGGTTTGGAGTCCTGAAGACGAGGTCACCATACTGAGCTCCCTCATTGAGTTCCGTGCCAAGAAAGGCCGGCTCCCTGCGTCCATTCAGGACACGGGCAAGGTACACAGCCAGATTATTCATCAACTCACTGCTAATGCTTCTACGGCCCAGCTTAGTGATAAGGTCAGGCGCCTCAAGCATAAGTACAAGTTGCTGCTCACCCGTGCAAAGAATGGACGGGATCCCAACTTGCCAACGCAACATGATCGCGATGTCTATCAACTTAGCAAGAAAGTTTGGGGATTGAAGAGTCTAGTACTGGTACGAGGGTCTCGTGTGCCACACGAAGATACTGAGGATGCAGAAGAGAGCAATGAAGAACAGGAGATAGAGGAGAGTGATGAGGATATGGAAAACGGATGGGAACTCCGTGATCGCACGACCAAAAAGCCAAAGGCATTGACATATGAAAACGGCAATGGTAATGCAATTGTCACTGCGGGTAGGGCTAGCCATGGTGATGGCAGTGGGAGAGATGATGCCGAGAAGGGAAGACAAATGTATCCATACCTGTGGGAGGCTGTTGAGGAGCTGTCGAAGGAGCATCCGAGTGGGCCAATATTCAGGAAGGCGTTTGGTGTACTTGAAAAATCAAAGGCAAGAGCGGTGGAGGAGAAGCTCAGGAAGTTCAGAATGTCAGAGATCAGGCAGCAGCTGCAGCGGATGGACCTGATGAAGGAGACAGTGGGGATGGTGCTTGATGCTCTGGAGGGTGCATATTGA
- the LOC136535166 gene encoding protein HVA22-like isoform X1: MGKSWALIRHLHTVAGPSITLLYPLYASVCAMESPSKVDDEQWLSYWIIYSFITLLEMLAEPLLYWIPVWYPAKLLFVAWLVLPQFKGASFIYEKLVREQLSKYPRKGKGKGDVDDDDHKVHIAKAEHDHVQ, translated from the exons ATGGGCAAGTCCTGGGCGCTCATCAGACACCTCCACACCGTCGCCGG GCCGAGCATTACCCTGCTGTACCCTCT GTACGCGTCGGTGTGCGCCATGGAGAGCCCGTCCAAGGTGGACGACGAGCAGTGGCTGTCCTACTGGATCATCTACTCCTTCATCACGCTCCTGGAGATGCTCGCCGAGCCGCTCCTCTACTGGATCCCCGTGTGGTACCCGGCGAAGCTGCTGTTCGTGGCCTGGCTCGTGCTGCCGCAGTTCAAGGGCGCCTCCTTCATCTACGAGAAGCTCGTCAGGGAGCAGCTCAGCAAGTACCCGcgcaagggcaagggcaagggcGACGTCGACGACGATGACCACAAGGTGCACATAGCCAAG GCTGAGCACGACCATGTGCAGTGA
- the LOC136535166 gene encoding protein HVA22-like isoform X2, with amino-acid sequence MGKSWALIRHLHTVAGPSITLLYPLYASVCAMESPSKVDDEQWLSYWIIYSFITLLEMLAEPLLYWIPVWYPAKLLFVAWLVLPQFKGASFIYEKLVREQLSKYPRKGKGKGDVDDDDHKVHIAKVG; translated from the exons ATGGGCAAGTCCTGGGCGCTCATCAGACACCTCCACACCGTCGCCGG GCCGAGCATTACCCTGCTGTACCCTCT GTACGCGTCGGTGTGCGCCATGGAGAGCCCGTCCAAGGTGGACGACGAGCAGTGGCTGTCCTACTGGATCATCTACTCCTTCATCACGCTCCTGGAGATGCTCGCCGAGCCGCTCCTCTACTGGATCCCCGTGTGGTACCCGGCGAAGCTGCTGTTCGTGGCCTGGCTCGTGCTGCCGCAGTTCAAGGGCGCCTCCTTCATCTACGAGAAGCTCGTCAGGGAGCAGCTCAGCAAGTACCCGcgcaagggcaagggcaagggcGACGTCGACGACGATGACCACAAGGTGCACATAGCCAAGGTAG GCTGA